A genomic region of Planococcus kocurii contains the following coding sequences:
- a CDS encoding VWA domain-containing protein, with the protein MELQLDKPIWLLLLIPVLFYFGWFALKHFSASSKVIKAVFVLRTVAVTLLIVALATPSLFSPVKEEQVIFLMDRSASLEGMQTAMTVAIEEAVEAKKDYQSIAVYTFAEDFQSLLPMTNDPQPLPAELTVGNSSHTNIARALELASNSGDTNLATRLVILTDGNETQSSAIESLNRLQSERLQVDIWPVEQIAKNDLAISRFETPPRAFLGESQTFTVAIDSSTESTAKLIFSANDKELDKKEIKVVEGQNVYSYSYPANSEGLQKYEVRLETAKDAYLENNSLFSMTEVSGNPEVLVVNGGVPSPIPRLLDTNNLSVTELTADQLPSSLSAILRYDSIIFDNVSGTSVGEQQMTIIEQAVRQFGVGFMMVGGDQSFGLGGYFKTPIEQLLPVEMEVKGKHELPSLGLMIVMDRSGSMMGMKMELAKEAAARSVELLRPDDTLGVIAFDDKPWEILPTAKVADPENAVDKILSITPGGGTEIYRSLQQAYMELEDLKLQRKHIILLTDGQSATSNDYDALIENGKDNNITLSTVSIGQDADRNLLEQLANTGSGRFYDVTDATTIPAILSRETIMMSRTYIVDKPFYPVVYDSKWNNLFAEGVPQLNTYIATTAKNTATVALESEEQDPVLASWNYGLGKTVAFTSGSGAWSGDFQSWSKWPEFWNKTVAELQPSFEEIPFSVVRKEQGVYTVEDPTHSSAILTIAAVDEQGNEIPLQTEPVAPGKVDVKIDAEPGLVFLSVSNETGAAYKTGLTIPYGDEYHPAEANMSLLTTLAKRTGGQVLETLDVAFRDMSYKSGSIRSIQLIVLFIAMVLFFADITLRRFGLPAPLVKKKATKEKDSSPMAIDQLIKAKSKK; encoded by the coding sequence GTGGAATTACAACTCGATAAACCCATCTGGCTGTTGTTACTCATTCCGGTACTGTTTTATTTTGGCTGGTTTGCACTCAAGCATTTTTCAGCTAGCTCTAAAGTGATAAAGGCTGTGTTTGTTTTAAGAACCGTGGCTGTCACCTTGTTGATAGTTGCTTTGGCAACTCCTTCGTTATTCAGTCCTGTAAAAGAAGAACAAGTTATTTTTCTTATGGACCGTTCTGCGTCTCTTGAAGGAATGCAAACAGCAATGACCGTGGCAATTGAAGAAGCAGTAGAGGCCAAAAAAGATTATCAATCTATCGCGGTCTATACATTTGCAGAGGATTTCCAAAGCTTGTTGCCAATGACTAACGATCCGCAACCTTTACCGGCAGAACTAACCGTTGGAAACAGTAGCCACACCAATATCGCGCGAGCGTTAGAACTTGCTTCAAATAGTGGAGATACCAACTTAGCGACGCGACTTGTTATTTTAACGGATGGCAATGAAACACAATCGTCTGCTATTGAAAGTTTAAATCGACTTCAGTCTGAGCGCCTTCAAGTGGATATCTGGCCGGTCGAACAAATCGCTAAAAATGATCTGGCGATTAGTCGCTTTGAAACACCTCCACGTGCATTTTTAGGTGAATCGCAAACGTTTACTGTAGCCATTGACTCAAGTACCGAATCAACAGCTAAACTTATTTTTTCTGCTAATGATAAAGAGTTGGATAAGAAAGAAATCAAAGTTGTTGAAGGTCAAAATGTCTATAGCTATTCGTATCCTGCCAATTCGGAAGGGCTTCAAAAGTATGAAGTCCGTTTAGAAACGGCGAAAGATGCGTACCTTGAAAACAATTCATTGTTTAGCATGACAGAAGTTTCTGGAAACCCAGAAGTGTTAGTCGTCAATGGCGGTGTTCCAAGCCCAATTCCACGTTTATTGGATACAAATAATTTAAGCGTAACGGAACTAACTGCGGATCAATTGCCGAGTAGTTTGTCTGCCATCCTTCGTTACGATTCGATTATTTTTGATAATGTCTCTGGAACGTCTGTAGGAGAACAACAAATGACGATTATTGAACAAGCGGTTCGTCAATTTGGTGTTGGATTTATGATGGTTGGTGGCGATCAAAGCTTTGGCTTAGGTGGCTATTTTAAAACGCCAATTGAACAGTTATTGCCAGTCGAAATGGAAGTCAAAGGCAAGCATGAATTGCCTTCACTGGGATTGATGATTGTTATGGACCGTTCGGGAAGTATGATGGGCATGAAAATGGAACTAGCGAAAGAAGCAGCTGCTCGTTCGGTTGAATTGTTGCGTCCTGATGATACATTAGGAGTTATCGCATTTGATGACAAACCGTGGGAAATCTTACCGACAGCTAAAGTAGCAGATCCGGAAAATGCAGTAGATAAAATTTTAAGTATTACACCTGGTGGCGGAACTGAAATTTATCGTTCGTTGCAGCAAGCCTATATGGAACTAGAAGATTTAAAACTGCAGCGTAAACACATTATCCTGTTAACAGATGGACAATCGGCAACATCCAATGATTATGACGCGTTAATCGAAAATGGAAAAGACAATAATATTACCTTATCGACCGTCTCCATTGGACAAGATGCAGATCGAAACTTACTAGAGCAACTAGCTAATACAGGTAGCGGGCGATTTTACGACGTTACGGATGCCACGACAATTCCCGCTATTTTATCCCGTGAGACGATCATGATGTCACGAACATACATTGTGGATAAGCCATTTTATCCCGTGGTATACGACAGCAAATGGAATAATTTGTTTGCAGAAGGTGTCCCGCAATTGAATACCTATATTGCAACGACAGCGAAAAATACAGCAACGGTGGCACTCGAAAGTGAAGAACAAGATCCGGTACTCGCGAGTTGGAATTATGGCCTTGGAAAAACAGTTGCTTTTACATCCGGAAGCGGGGCCTGGAGCGGTGATTTTCAGAGCTGGTCGAAGTGGCCAGAGTTTTGGAATAAAACTGTAGCTGAATTACAGCCTAGTTTTGAAGAAATTCCTTTTTCAGTGGTACGAAAAGAACAAGGCGTTTACACAGTCGAGGATCCTACTCATAGCTCGGCAATTTTAACGATTGCGGCAGTAGATGAGCAAGGCAACGAGATTCCGCTGCAGACGGAACCGGTAGCACCTGGAAAAGTAGACGTGAAAATCGATGCTGAACCCGGATTAGTATTTTTGAGCGTGAGTAACGAAACAGGAGCTGCCTATAAAACAGGCCTGACGATCCCTTATGGAGATGAATACCACCCGGCAGAGGCAAACATGTCTTTACTAACAACATTGGCCAAACGGACAGGTGGACAGGTTTTAGAGACATTAGATGTAGCTTTTCGAGATATGTCGTACAAGAGTGGTAGTATTCGGTCGATTCAGCTGATTGTCCTGTTTATCGCAATGGTCTTGTTTTTTGCGGATATCACGCTTCGTCGTTTCGGACTACCGGCACCTCTAGTTAAGAAAAAAGCTACAAAAGAAAAAGATTCCTCGCCTATGGCAATTGATCAATTAATAAAAGCGAAAAGTAAAAAATAA
- a CDS encoding MFS transporter — MAVQSNKSALYVLMFNMFIAMSGIGLIIPIMPAYLDTFGVAGQALGTLIATFALAQFLFSPLSGQLSDKYGRKKLIIFGLIVFGLSQLAFGMSTELWMLYVARFFSGLGAAFLIPPMMAFVADITTYEERGKGMGLLGASMSLGFMIGPGIGGFLAEVSIQFPFYIATAVALIAALISFAVLPNVVPTIQATDKKSENLLQQMKRSTYTPYFVMLLVMFIFAFGLSNFQSTIALYADKKFGFTPKEIAVLITVGGFVGVIVQTFVIDKLFKRFGEMKVILVNLLISAAGMIGILFVSSFWAILLVSAVFFTAASLLRPAINTLISKLAGDEQGFAAGMNNAYMSLGNMIGPALAGILFDIDMSYPYILGTAILITCFFIANTWSMRKQQLLATSRS; from the coding sequence ATGGCCGTACAATCAAATAAATCAGCGCTTTATGTGCTGATGTTCAATATGTTCATTGCGATGAGCGGTATTGGATTAATCATTCCGATTATGCCTGCCTATTTAGATACGTTTGGCGTCGCTGGTCAAGCACTCGGTACATTAATCGCCACTTTTGCTTTAGCGCAATTCTTATTTTCTCCTCTTTCCGGTCAACTTTCTGATAAATATGGTCGCAAAAAACTAATTATCTTTGGATTGATTGTTTTCGGGTTGTCTCAACTAGCATTCGGTATGTCTACCGAATTATGGATGCTTTATGTTGCCCGTTTCTTTAGTGGACTGGGAGCGGCATTCCTGATTCCTCCGATGATGGCATTTGTTGCAGATATCACGACATACGAAGAACGAGGTAAAGGCATGGGTCTGCTTGGTGCTTCTATGTCACTCGGCTTTATGATTGGTCCCGGTATTGGTGGTTTTTTGGCCGAAGTTAGTATTCAATTTCCGTTTTATATCGCTACTGCAGTTGCCTTAATTGCGGCGTTGATCTCCTTCGCTGTGCTACCCAATGTGGTTCCTACGATTCAAGCAACGGATAAAAAATCCGAAAACTTGCTGCAACAGATGAAGCGTTCTACTTATACGCCTTACTTCGTCATGTTATTGGTGATGTTCATCTTCGCTTTTGGTTTATCTAACTTTCAATCGACCATTGCATTATATGCCGATAAAAAATTTGGTTTCACACCGAAAGAAATTGCTGTGTTAATCACAGTTGGTGGGTTTGTCGGCGTTATTGTTCAGACATTTGTAATCGACAAACTCTTTAAGCGTTTCGGTGAGATGAAAGTTATTTTGGTTAACCTTCTCATATCTGCAGCTGGGATGATTGGTATTCTGTTCGTTAGTTCTTTCTGGGCTATTCTTTTAGTATCAGCGGTATTTTTCACTGCAGCATCTCTACTTCGACCTGCGATCAATACGTTGATTTCAAAATTAGCGGGTGATGAACAAGGCTTTGCCGCCGGTATGAACAATGCCTACATGAGTCTTGGCAATATGATTGGTCCGGCACTTGCAGGTATTCTTTTTGATATCGATATGAGCTATCCTTATATTTTAGGAACTGCCATTTTAATCACCTGTTTCTTTATCGCCAACACCTGGTCGATGCGAAAACAACAACTTTTGGCTACAAGCCGGAGTTAA
- a CDS encoding ABC transporter permease gives MKDNPSRPLYLIPYYLWIALFVIAPIALIFYFSFLDLTGAFTLENYQNFFSSVYLRMTLSSFWYAFLITLITIVIAYPTAYWLTKTKHKQLWLLLIIIPSWINLLLKAYAFIGIFGLYGPANKLLQTLGAGPWQILFTDFSFIFVSVYIFIPFMVLPIFNSLDKINPALIDASRDLGASAFTTFRRVIFPLAINGVKSGIQAVFIPALSLFVITRLIAGNKVITLGTAIEQQFLVTQNWGMGSTIAVFLILFMIIIMMLTGQKEKGGSYNGKTK, from the coding sequence ATGAAAGATAACCCCTCACGTCCGCTTTACCTTATCCCTTATTATTTATGGATTGCCTTATTCGTCATAGCGCCAATTGCGTTAATCTTCTATTTTTCGTTTTTGGATTTGACTGGCGCTTTTACTTTGGAAAATTATCAGAATTTCTTTTCTTCTGTTTATCTGCGGATGACGCTGAGTTCTTTCTGGTATGCGTTTTTGATTACGTTAATCACTATTGTGATTGCTTATCCAACGGCTTACTGGCTAACAAAAACAAAGCACAAACAACTCTGGCTACTACTCATCATTATTCCTTCGTGGATTAATTTATTGCTAAAAGCTTATGCTTTTATCGGTATTTTCGGATTGTATGGACCTGCTAACAAGCTTCTTCAAACGCTCGGGGCAGGTCCTTGGCAAATCTTATTTACTGATTTCAGTTTTATCTTTGTTTCCGTTTATATTTTTATTCCGTTTATGGTGCTGCCAATTTTCAACTCGCTAGATAAAATAAACCCTGCATTGATTGATGCTTCCCGAGACTTAGGTGCTTCAGCTTTCACAACATTTAGACGTGTTATTTTTCCATTAGCCATCAACGGTGTAAAGTCAGGCATACAAGCCGTATTTATCCCCGCTCTGTCGCTTTTTGTTATTACTCGTCTTATTGCAGGAAACAAGGTCATTACGCTCGGAACAGCAATTGAACAGCAATTCCTCGTTACTCAAAACTGGGGAATGGGTTCAACTATTGCAGTGTTTTTAATCTTGTTTATGATCATCATTATGATGCTGACAGGTCAGAAAGAAAAAGGAGGCTCGTATAATGGCAAAACTAAGTAA
- a CDS encoding ABC transporter ATP-binding protein, which yields MAEIPIIRFENVTQTYEGAGNVLNNVSFELEKGKFYTLLGPSGCGKTTILRLIAGFATPTSGNIYIEDKKMNTVPANQRQVNTVFQDYALFPHLNVFENIAFGLRIKKVKGPEVERRVREALAFVNLQGYEKREISEMSGGQRQRVAIARAIVNDPEVILLDEPLSALDLKLRTEMQYELRELQQRLGKTFVFVTHDQEEALAMSDEIFVMNAGKIQQSGTPMDIYDEPINRFVADFIGESNIVSGEMIADYQVRFANKNFECVDAGLNPNEQVEIVIRPEDLEITPSGKGKMMVTVDTQLFRGVHFEISTIDEVGNEWLVHSTKKVEVGSQIGLDFSPEAIHVMRLNESEEAFDARLESYGASVNER from the coding sequence ATGGCGGAAATACCCATCATTCGCTTTGAAAATGTGACGCAAACTTACGAAGGAGCCGGCAATGTTTTAAATAATGTTAGCTTCGAACTCGAAAAAGGAAAATTTTATACATTGCTTGGACCTTCTGGTTGTGGAAAAACAACCATCTTACGTTTAATTGCAGGATTTGCAACACCTACTAGCGGCAATATTTATATTGAAGACAAAAAAATGAACACGGTACCTGCTAATCAGCGTCAAGTGAATACGGTATTTCAAGACTACGCACTGTTTCCTCACTTGAATGTTTTTGAAAATATTGCGTTTGGCTTGCGGATTAAGAAAGTAAAAGGTCCTGAAGTTGAAAGACGTGTACGAGAAGCACTCGCTTTTGTTAACTTACAAGGCTATGAAAAAAGAGAAATTTCAGAGATGTCTGGTGGTCAGCGTCAACGTGTGGCAATTGCACGAGCTATCGTCAATGACCCCGAAGTTATTTTGCTAGATGAGCCACTGTCTGCTTTGGATTTGAAATTACGCACTGAGATGCAGTATGAATTGCGGGAACTGCAGCAGCGTTTAGGCAAAACCTTTGTCTTTGTCACACATGACCAAGAAGAAGCGCTCGCCATGTCGGATGAAATTTTCGTTATGAATGCAGGGAAAATTCAGCAAAGTGGCACCCCTATGGACATATACGATGAACCTATCAATCGTTTTGTTGCGGACTTTATTGGAGAATCGAATATCGTCAGTGGAGAAATGATTGCGGATTACCAAGTTCGATTTGCCAATAAAAATTTTGAATGTGTCGATGCTGGACTCAATCCGAATGAGCAAGTGGAAATCGTCATCCGTCCAGAAGATTTGGAAATCACGCCAAGTGGAAAAGGCAAAATGATGGTTACGGTTGATACGCAACTATTTAGAGGGGTTCATTTTGAAATTTCAACCATCGATGAAGTTGGCAATGAATGGCTTGTGCATTCTACGAAAAAAGTAGAAGTCGGTTCTCAAATCGGCTTAGATTTTTCACCAGAAGCTATTCACGTGATGCGTCTAAACGAATCGGAAGAAGCGTTTGATGCACGTCTGGAGTCCTACGGAGCGTCAGTCAATGAAAGATAA
- a CDS encoding helix-turn-helix domain-containing protein, giving the protein MDIGTKIKRLRLKNGLTQEELGKRTDLSKGFISQLERDMNSPSIETFFSLLEVLGTTPKEFFTEDHEVKIVYSTADHIAHVDEDAGYEVEWLIPTSNEKEIEPVFLTLQANGHFKEFEPSSAETFIYVLEGQVLLQIGDHQYAAAAGDSIYYEASNHHQLINDCDGVSEMIIVTTQSYL; this is encoded by the coding sequence GTGGATATCGGCACAAAAATCAAACGCCTTCGATTAAAAAACGGATTAACTCAAGAAGAGCTTGGAAAAAGGACTGATTTGAGTAAAGGTTTTATCTCCCAATTAGAACGGGACATGAATTCCCCTTCTATCGAAACGTTTTTTAGTTTACTCGAAGTGTTAGGAACCACGCCAAAAGAATTTTTTACGGAGGATCACGAAGTTAAAATCGTCTATTCGACCGCAGATCATATCGCACATGTTGATGAAGATGCGGGCTATGAAGTGGAATGGCTCATTCCTACATCCAACGAAAAAGAAATAGAACCTGTCTTTTTAACGCTTCAGGCAAACGGTCATTTTAAAGAGTTTGAGCCATCTTCAGCAGAAACCTTTATCTATGTTCTTGAAGGACAGGTGCTGCTTCAGATTGGCGATCATCAGTACGCTGCAGCTGCTGGAGATTCAATTTACTATGAAGCTTCTAATCATCATCAGCTTATCAATGATTGCGATGGTGTTTCAGAAATGATCATTGTCACAACACAATCTTATTTATAA
- a CDS encoding ABC transporter permease gives MAKLSKTAKVYLVLVFAILYAPIFYLIFYSFNSGGTMSSFEGFTWEHYGAVFNDTRLLIILMNTVIIALLSSLISTAIGVLGAIGIVFLRNRKTRKAVLSLNTILIVSPDVIIGASFLILFTLVGVKLGFASVLISHIAFSIPIVVIMVLPKLQEMSRSLIDAATDLGASKRDILTRVIIPYIKPGIFAGFFLALTYSLDDFAVTFFVTGNGFSTLSIEIYSMARAGITLTINALSALIFVVTLGLVLGYYFFNQRAGQSPGTGGAKL, from the coding sequence ATGGCAAAACTAAGTAAAACAGCAAAAGTCTATTTGGTGCTGGTCTTTGCCATTCTCTATGCGCCTATTTTCTACTTGATCTTTTATTCTTTTAATAGTGGTGGCACAATGTCGAGTTTTGAAGGGTTTACTTGGGAGCATTATGGTGCGGTCTTTAATGACACAAGATTACTCATTATTTTGATGAATACGGTAATTATTGCCTTATTGTCTTCACTTATTTCAACAGCAATCGGTGTTTTAGGTGCTATTGGTATCGTATTTTTACGAAATCGCAAAACGCGCAAAGCTGTTTTGTCCTTAAACACCATTTTGATTGTTAGTCCAGACGTCATTATTGGCGCATCGTTTCTAATCTTGTTCACGTTGGTTGGTGTCAAACTCGGTTTTGCATCTGTCTTAATTTCACACATTGCTTTTAGTATTCCAATTGTGGTGATTATGGTTTTGCCAAAACTTCAGGAAATGAGCCGGTCATTGATCGATGCTGCAACAGATCTTGGCGCATCGAAACGTGATATTTTGACGCGCGTAATTATCCCTTATATTAAGCCGGGTATTTTCGCTGGATTTTTCCTAGCATTAACTTATTCGTTAGACGATTTTGCGGTAACTTTTTTCGTCACAGGAAACGGTTTCTCGACTTTATCCATCGAAATTTATTCAATGGCACGAGCGGGAATCACGTTAACCATCAATGCGCTTTCCGCATTAATATTTGTTGTAACACTTGGCTTGGTTCTCGGCTATTACTTCTTTAATCAACGTGCGGGACAATCTCCTGGGACTGGAGGCGCCAAACTATGA
- a CDS encoding ABC transporter substrate-binding protein, which yields MKELVRVAIAIVVISTILLYTVNVLEKSSATSGGGTISVYNWGEYIDPELIRQFEEETNISVVYETFDSNESMMTKIEQGGTTYDVAMPSEYAIEKMKENKLLQPIDHALIPNLKNIDPYFLDLPFDPGNEYSIPYFWGTVGIAFNPTLLDGQTFESWNDLWDPSLEQEVILVDSAREVIGLGLNSLGYSLNSTDMDELRAATDKLKTMGPNVKAIIGDEIVEMMRREEAAVAVIWSGQAADVMWVNEDIDYVVPEEGSNLWFDNMIIPKTADNVEGAHAFINFMLDPEVAAQNADYVGYSTPNEQAIALMDPEVTEDKRFYPPEELRERLEVYENLGLEMLGTYNELFLEFKMDMEN from the coding sequence ATGAAAGAACTTGTGAGAGTTGCAATCGCGATTGTTGTCATTTCGACCATACTGTTGTATACCGTCAATGTATTGGAAAAAAGTTCAGCAACTTCAGGCGGTGGTACCATTTCTGTCTACAACTGGGGCGAATATATTGATCCTGAACTAATCAGGCAATTCGAAGAAGAAACCAATATCTCTGTAGTTTATGAAACATTCGATTCAAACGAATCAATGATGACAAAAATTGAGCAAGGCGGAACCACTTATGATGTCGCGATGCCTTCTGAATATGCGATTGAAAAAATGAAGGAAAACAAATTACTACAACCGATTGACCATGCGCTGATTCCAAACTTGAAAAATATTGATCCTTATTTTCTTGATTTGCCTTTTGATCCAGGCAATGAATATTCTATTCCTTATTTTTGGGGGACTGTCGGTATAGCCTTTAATCCTACCTTACTAGACGGACAGACGTTTGAAAGCTGGAACGACTTGTGGGATCCGTCACTTGAACAAGAAGTCATCCTAGTTGATAGCGCCCGTGAAGTGATTGGTTTGGGGTTAAACAGCCTCGGCTATTCGTTAAATTCAACCGATATGGATGAATTGCGAGCAGCGACAGACAAGTTGAAAACAATGGGTCCCAACGTTAAAGCCATTATTGGCGATGAAATTGTTGAAATGATGCGACGCGAGGAAGCAGCGGTAGCTGTTATTTGGTCTGGCCAAGCTGCAGACGTCATGTGGGTTAACGAAGACATTGATTACGTTGTTCCAGAAGAAGGCTCGAATTTATGGTTTGATAATATGATTATTCCTAAAACTGCGGATAACGTAGAAGGTGCTCATGCTTTTATCAACTTTATGTTAGATCCTGAAGTAGCTGCTCAAAACGCAGATTATGTCGGGTACTCTACACCGAACGAGCAAGCAATTGCTTTGATGGATCCCGAGGTTACAGAGGATAAACGGTTTTATCCTCCTGAAGAACTGCGAGAACGACTAGAAGTTTATGAGAATTTGGGTCTTGAAATGCTGGGAACTTATAACGAGTTGTTTTTGGAATTTAAAATGGATATGGAAAACTAA